A stretch of Kaistella flava (ex Peng et al. 2021) DNA encodes these proteins:
- a CDS encoding glycosyltransferase family 2 protein, whose protein sequence is MPKVSIIVPVYQVEKYLRKCLDSLVNQTLEEIEILVINDGSPDDSQLIIDEFQEQYPLKIKSFLKENGGLSDARNFGLDKSTGEFIGFVDSDDEVSKTMFEEMYSLAKKHDAEMVICNLQKVDQNGTITQKLTQIPNMPEKIDLKDNFSVFSDLSYFACNKIFKSELFKNRRFKRGIHFEDIQLIPQLLLDCKTIAQTQNYHYQYLERTDSITKTHTRKGLDILKAVEDVNVAFEKSQYSDKKIELKNFNILEGVYSYLAYLAFVKEGDVYREMSLELKSFMQKKNITRKEIIGYERFGRNYLNSLSLKKRVFYYLYLYQQEKVLRFLLHRK, encoded by the coding sequence ATGCCGAAAGTTTCCATTATTGTTCCCGTTTATCAAGTTGAAAAATACCTTAGAAAATGTTTAGATTCTTTGGTTAATCAGACTTTGGAGGAAATTGAAATTTTGGTGATTAATGATGGAAGTCCAGATGATTCACAATTGATTATTGATGAGTTTCAAGAACAATATCCTTTAAAAATTAAATCATTCCTCAAAGAAAATGGAGGTTTAAGTGACGCCCGAAATTTTGGTTTAGATAAATCGACTGGGGAATTTATTGGTTTCGTAGACAGTGATGATGAGGTTTCTAAAACCATGTTTGAAGAAATGTATTCTTTAGCAAAAAAGCATGACGCAGAAATGGTAATTTGCAATCTGCAGAAAGTTGATCAAAATGGAACTATTACCCAGAAATTAACGCAGATTCCGAATATGCCTGAGAAAATAGATTTAAAAGATAATTTTTCAGTTTTTTCTGATCTCTCTTATTTTGCCTGTAATAAAATTTTTAAAAGCGAACTTTTTAAAAACAGAAGATTTAAAAGAGGGATTCATTTTGAGGATATTCAGCTGATTCCACAATTATTATTAGATTGTAAAACGATTGCGCAAACTCAAAATTACCATTATCAATATTTAGAACGAACCGATTCAATTACAAAAACGCATACCAGAAAAGGGTTGGATATTTTGAAGGCTGTAGAAGATGTGAATGTTGCTTTTGAGAAATCCCAGTATTCAGATAAAAAGATAGAGCTTAAGAATTTTAATATTCTGGAAGGTGTTTATTCCTACCTAGCTTATTTGGCTTTTGTAAAAGAAGGTGATGTTTATCGGGAAATGTCTTTAGAGTTAAAATCGTTCATGCAAAAAAAGAACATAACGAGAAAAGAAATTATCGGTTATGAACGATTTGGACGTAACTATTTGAATAGTTTATCACTGAAGAAAAGAGTTTTCTATTATCTCTATTTATATCAACAAGAAAAGGTTTTGCGATTTCTGTTGCATAGAAAATGA
- a CDS encoding EpsG family protein: MIILSGLRNWVGADYQVYFQMYSYYGLDATFSEIFDKALFRKSNLEIEWLYLFFNNLFFSLGFPFYVFTLFVAIFAIVPKFYTIEKNVAYPAFSVLLYLIPTYFVADAGQIRQGLGMAVCIFAFKFIKERNLPMFLLMIYIALGFHKSTIIFLPAYWLVLIPMSSSRILTFVAISAILAPFQIYNSLGFLDSIAPQEVYAGYSGYVSIENAEGRGIGLLDLIIMLYVFYLVFFNKVTCAKIPYYEYMRNLGVIGICLYFILRGSPIFSTRLSGIYLFFIYMALPNIVASIEKVSLKRYLHFVLVCFMIFYYFVFSHYQAKAGRFTPDTYQNYLW, from the coding sequence ATGATTATTTTATCAGGATTAAGAAACTGGGTAGGAGCGGATTATCAAGTTTATTTCCAAATGTATTCCTATTATGGATTAGATGCCACTTTTTCGGAGATATTTGACAAGGCTCTTTTCCGGAAAAGTAACTTAGAAATCGAGTGGCTTTATCTTTTTTTTAATAATCTCTTTTTTAGTTTAGGTTTCCCTTTTTATGTTTTTACATTATTTGTTGCAATATTTGCAATCGTTCCAAAATTTTATACAATCGAAAAAAATGTTGCATATCCGGCATTTTCGGTATTGCTTTATTTGATTCCAACTTATTTCGTTGCGGATGCTGGACAAATTAGACAAGGTTTAGGAATGGCGGTTTGTATTTTCGCCTTTAAATTTATTAAGGAAAGAAATTTACCGATGTTCTTATTGATGATTTATATTGCTTTGGGCTTTCATAAATCAACAATAATTTTTTTACCAGCTTATTGGTTGGTTTTAATACCGATGAGCTCCAGTAGAATTTTAACTTTCGTTGCGATTTCTGCAATTTTAGCACCTTTTCAGATTTATAACAGTTTGGGTTTTTTAGATAGTATTGCGCCTCAAGAAGTTTATGCAGGTTATTCAGGATATGTAAGTATAGAAAATGCTGAAGGTAGAGGAATTGGATTATTGGATTTGATTATTATGCTTTATGTGTTTTATTTGGTGTTTTTTAATAAGGTAACCTGTGCAAAAATTCCATATTATGAATATATGCGAAACCTTGGAGTTATTGGTATTTGTCTCTATTTTATATTAAGAGGTAGCCCGATTTTCTCAACAAGACTTAGCGGTATATATCTGTTTTTTATATATATGGCTTTACCTAATATCGTAGCATCGATTGAAAAGGTTTCTTTAAAAAGATATCTTCATTTTGTATTGGTGTGTTTCATGATTTTTTATTATTTCGTTTTTTCACATTATCAAGCAAAAGCTGGACGTTTTACTCCAGATACTTATCAAAATTATTTATGGTAA
- a CDS encoding glycosyltransferase family 4 protein: MNDIIKDGLEYLGISIFYVKLILGMLFSFVITFASIPTIVKISRRKNLMDEPGTRSSHLRKIPNLGGIAIFYSLAVCASIFAFELFELYKFLFASLVILLYVGVMDDIVVMRAYKKLLAQIIVTALMVLGSDVRIRSFFGVLGIYELNYTFSVFFSMLTFIVLINAFNLIDGIDGLSGGYSIICSALFGISYFRLGEFNYPLVVLSAVIIGSVIGFLYYNLSHYRNNKIFMGDTGSMILGFLLAFTAICFIDIFIDKQLPTVPRYFLQSAPAVTVAILILPIVDTLNVIIIRIFKKQSIFGADKNHIHHSLLKLGLTHRRSSFYIIVYYLFVVSVAYYFRHINVNALLFVVLILGFIGAYIPRVILYTKEKTNKLFVNLQNDITTDENI; encoded by the coding sequence ATGAATGATATAATTAAAGATGGGTTAGAATATTTGGGAATTTCTATTTTTTATGTAAAATTAATACTGGGGATGTTATTTTCTTTTGTGATTACTTTTGCATCTATTCCAACTATCGTGAAAATTTCTCGCCGTAAAAACTTGATGGACGAACCTGGTACTAGAAGTTCTCACCTGCGAAAAATACCTAATCTTGGTGGAATCGCTATTTTTTATTCTTTAGCTGTATGTGCTTCGATATTTGCATTTGAGCTTTTTGAACTCTATAAATTCTTGTTTGCTTCTTTGGTCATCTTGCTTTATGTAGGGGTGATGGATGATATTGTGGTGATGCGAGCTTATAAGAAATTGTTAGCGCAAATCATTGTGACTGCGTTGATGGTTCTTGGTTCTGATGTAAGGATAAGAAGTTTTTTCGGGGTGCTGGGAATTTATGAATTGAACTATACCTTCAGTGTCTTTTTCAGCATGTTAACCTTCATTGTTTTAATTAATGCGTTTAATTTAATTGATGGGATTGATGGTTTATCGGGAGGGTATTCAATTATTTGTAGTGCTTTATTTGGGATAAGTTATTTTCGTTTAGGAGAGTTTAATTATCCACTGGTTGTTTTGTCTGCAGTGATTATTGGTTCTGTGATTGGGTTTTTGTACTATAATCTTTCTCATTACAGGAATAATAAAATTTTCATGGGCGATACAGGATCTATGATTTTAGGATTTCTACTGGCGTTTACAGCAATTTGTTTTATTGATATTTTTATTGATAAACAGTTGCCTACTGTTCCTAGATATTTCTTACAAAGTGCACCTGCAGTTACCGTTGCGATATTAATTCTTCCTATCGTGGATACTTTGAATGTAATCATCATTCGCATATTTAAAAAACAGTCCATTTTTGGTGCTGATAAAAACCATATTCACCATTCACTCTTAAAGTTAGGATTAACACATCGCAGATCTTCTTTTTACATAATAGTCTATTATTTGTTCGTGGTTTCGGTTGCGTATTATTTTAGACATATCAATGTCAATGCTTTACTTTTTGTGGTGTTAATCTTAGGGTTTATAGGCGCATATATACCGCGTGTCATTTTATATACTAAAGAAAAAACTAATAAATTATTTGTTAATTTGCAAAACGACATAACTACTGATGAAAATATTTAA
- a CDS encoding polysaccharide biosynthesis/export family protein, producing the protein MKIFKTALLLLLPFFLFSCITSKDVRYMQPNESLVINEEGLVPYNIPIYRITKNDILTLNIVTTPQGDAAQFYSALNASASTGGQGGSGGGSMTVSNQGSGQGGNTTIYFNGLKVDSNGDVNVFGIGYIKAEGRTVEDMTKEIQEKVNMNFVEGKSETRLNIDGITYSILGDVETVGIGGEKTAHKNTLTITEALAINGGLNRTIDRTNVVIHRKLPEGIKIAKIDLTREDVMNSPYYWVQNGDEIFLNTRSKNLNGFGKDPIQTLTTGVSLVTTALTIYLIFTKL; encoded by the coding sequence ATGAAAATATTTAAAACAGCTTTATTGCTTCTTCTGCCTTTTTTCCTTTTTTCGTGCATTACGAGTAAAGATGTACGTTATATGCAACCTAACGAAAGTTTGGTGATTAATGAAGAAGGTCTTGTTCCTTACAATATTCCTATTTACAGGATTACCAAAAATGATATTTTAACATTAAATATAGTTACAACTCCACAAGGTGATGCGGCACAATTCTACTCAGCACTTAATGCATCGGCATCAACTGGTGGTCAGGGTGGCTCAGGAGGTGGGAGTATGACTGTTTCTAATCAAGGTTCTGGGCAAGGTGGTAATACAACGATCTATTTTAATGGGTTGAAAGTTGATTCTAATGGAGATGTAAATGTTTTTGGAATTGGCTACATCAAAGCGGAAGGACGAACGGTTGAAGATATGACCAAAGAAATTCAGGAAAAAGTAAACATGAATTTTGTAGAAGGAAAATCTGAAACAAGGCTTAATATTGATGGTATTACTTATTCTATTTTAGGAGATGTTGAAACAGTAGGAATCGGTGGCGAAAAAACAGCTCATAAAAACACTTTGACAATTACTGAAGCATTGGCTATTAATGGAGGTTTGAATCGAACTATTGATCGAACTAATGTCGTGATTCATAGAAAACTGCCAGAAGGAATTAAAATAGCCAAAATCGATTTAACGCGAGAAGATGTTATGAATTCTCCCTATTATTGGGTTCAAAATGGTGACGAAATATTTCTGAATACCCGTTCTAAAAACTTGAACGGATTTGGAAAAGACCCAATTCAAACATTGACTACTGGAGTGTCACTGGTTACCACAGCTTTGACGATTTACTTAATCTTTACAAAACTTTAA
- a CDS encoding exopolysaccharide transport family protein, which yields MIPGKENSSTSSTQDKIGSFAIFDVEHFIRRLLKNWYWFLLMAVLGYGISWVYSKYYAQRIYASNLSLSISNNSASYFTPNQSINFIWGQTGNQDGVYLKKMLLSRSHNEYLVKQLGLYVNYMTTGLIKQTYLDKYDSPIFFEIDKSYPQQIGYAITIIPKGGDRFEIVLPKEGESSSVYSFETEGFSTIPKFERPANKTIALNQWYTSPNLKFRLLKNPHPSEIKFENIIVTLSTVNSAVNNLVSTMTVDFDKEINTIMIIGKSGFNLNGTVNFLNTSVDELQKKRLIDRNVVDKNTEKYLLDNLSNIRQKLDSSATVLNHMKVSEGLYNIKDRDEKSLENIKSLDAKKADFLTRINSLNSIKNSLASQNLDQMISTNAAGVEDGVFNATVSELKALYAKRRELALIYTPNSEPMREINRLINEAKTNSNGSLRNYYNTYLNEISKIDQEIARANVDLVSYPEKERKYMDAERGYNMIEATYNTLLTKQNETQIRVATNKSDINVIDPAKNLGQGPIAPDIAKTKYTIIGGLMLLPLLVLGLGQLLDSRIRNIKELLQATKIPLLGVIGKSSHDNNLSVLEQPRSSISEAFRGIRANLRFLHKEDNQSKVILVTSSIGGEGKTYVSINIASVMALSGKKTILLGMDLRKPKIFGDFKINNQYGISNYLTGEVDMDKIINKTSIPDLDVATSGPIPPNPSELLMSERNINFIKDLRSHYDFIVIDSPPVGLVADSFELMTYADASIYIVRHEYTEKHMLKMITEKYHNHEVKNLGLVYNDYQVKQGYGYGYGYGYGYGYGYFEEDANYKEPTLIKIRNKIREIIGKN from the coding sequence ATGATTCCGGGAAAAGAAAATTCGAGTACATCTTCAACACAGGATAAAATAGGGTCGTTTGCGATTTTTGATGTTGAACATTTTATCAGGAGACTATTAAAAAATTGGTATTGGTTTTTACTAATGGCCGTTCTGGGATATGGCATTTCTTGGGTTTATAGTAAGTATTATGCGCAGCGTATCTATGCTTCAAATTTATCTTTAAGTATATCGAATAATTCAGCAAGTTATTTTACTCCAAATCAATCGATTAATTTCATTTGGGGACAAACAGGTAATCAAGATGGAGTTTATCTAAAAAAGATGTTGCTTTCCAGATCACACAATGAGTATTTAGTAAAACAACTGGGCTTGTATGTTAATTACATGACCACAGGATTAATTAAACAGACCTACCTTGATAAATATGATTCACCCATTTTCTTTGAGATTGATAAATCATATCCACAACAAATAGGTTATGCCATAACAATCATCCCTAAAGGAGGAGACCGATTTGAAATTGTATTGCCTAAGGAAGGGGAGTCTAGCTCAGTATATTCTTTCGAAACAGAGGGTTTCAGTACCATACCAAAATTTGAAAGACCTGCAAATAAAACGATTGCTCTGAATCAATGGTATACTTCTCCGAATCTAAAATTCAGATTATTGAAAAACCCTCATCCAAGTGAGATAAAATTTGAGAATATTATTGTAACGCTGTCCACCGTGAATAGTGCTGTTAATAATTTGGTAAGCACGATGACCGTTGATTTCGATAAAGAAATTAATACCATCATGATTATTGGAAAAAGTGGTTTTAACCTAAATGGAACGGTTAATTTCCTGAATACATCGGTTGATGAACTTCAGAAAAAAAGATTAATTGATCGAAATGTAGTAGATAAAAATACCGAAAAATATTTGTTAGATAATCTGAGTAATATTCGACAAAAATTAGACTCCAGTGCAACGGTTTTAAACCATATGAAAGTTTCGGAGGGATTATATAACATCAAAGATCGTGACGAAAAATCATTGGAAAATATAAAAAGTCTGGATGCTAAGAAAGCAGATTTTCTTACCCGTATCAACTCTTTAAATAGTATTAAAAACTCTTTGGCGTCGCAGAATTTAGATCAAATGATTAGCACCAATGCGGCAGGAGTTGAAGATGGGGTTTTCAATGCAACGGTTTCCGAACTCAAAGCATTGTACGCTAAGCGAAGAGAATTGGCTTTAATCTATACGCCAAACTCGGAGCCGATGCGAGAAATTAATCGTTTAATTAATGAAGCGAAAACTAACTCCAATGGTTCACTTCGAAATTACTACAATACGTACCTTAATGAAATTTCTAAAATCGATCAGGAGATTGCAAGAGCAAATGTTGATTTGGTTTCATATCCCGAAAAGGAGCGCAAATACATGGACGCCGAAAGAGGGTATAATATGATCGAAGCGACTTATAATACATTACTTACCAAACAGAACGAAACACAGATTAGAGTCGCTACTAATAAATCCGATATCAATGTAATTGATCCAGCCAAAAATCTGGGACAAGGACCGATTGCGCCAGATATTGCCAAAACCAAATATACCATCATCGGAGGATTGATGCTTTTGCCTTTACTTGTTTTGGGTCTTGGTCAATTGCTAGATAGTAGAATTAGGAATATTAAAGAATTATTACAAGCGACAAAAATTCCATTATTAGGTGTTATTGGTAAAAGCAGCCATGATAATAATCTTAGTGTTTTAGAACAGCCTCGATCTTCAATTTCCGAAGCGTTCCGGGGAATTAGAGCGAACCTTAGATTCTTACACAAAGAAGATAATCAATCAAAAGTGATTCTGGTAACTTCCTCAATTGGTGGTGAAGGAAAAACGTATGTGTCGATTAACATTGCTTCGGTAATGGCTTTAAGTGGAAAGAAAACAATTCTTCTGGGAATGGATCTTAGAAAACCAAAGATTTTTGGTGATTTTAAAATTAATAACCAATACGGAATCTCTAATTATTTAACAGGAGAAGTCGATATGGATAAGATCATTAACAAAACTTCTATTCCAGATTTGGATGTTGCAACCTCGGGTCCAATTCCGCCAAATCCATCAGAGTTATTAATGAGTGAACGAAATATTAATTTTATAAAAGATTTAAGAAGTCATTATGATTTTATTGTGATTGATTCACCACCAGTCGGTTTGGTTGCGGATTCTTTTGAATTAATGACTTATGCAGATGCCAGTATCTATATTGTTAGGCATGAATATACAGAAAAGCATATGCTGAAAATGATTACCGAAAAATACCATAATCATGAAGTGAAGAACTTAGGATTGGTTTACAACGATTATCAGGTTAAACAAGGTTACGGCTATGGATATGGTTACGGCTACGGTTATGGCTACGGCTACTTCGAAGAAGATGCTAATTACAAAGAGCCGACCCTCATTAAGATTAGAAATAAAATTAGAGAAATTATTGGGAAAAATTAA
- a CDS encoding DUF6089 family protein, producing MKIDVQSFMQKKVIYTLIALFFISVGYKGQRHEIGVQLGMSNLVGDIGRTNYVLQKPVFSNIADYGIPFYGNILYRMNFNPYQTVRLNLGYSHIQFIDTLAKEQYRRDRKLWGTNSIVEADLVFEYNFFPVNDEQRSLLSPYIFGGLGALLANTPQLIVENDFKRGAGGKAIAPVTGDPNSFETNATYSSGKKLTMAIPFGIGLKYKFNYNWALFGEFMFRPTFSDSIDYSVIDESSVKVTYNKDIAGTKTKSLLQESPFKEMAEAKVADLLKNRQIGNINSKDWVNSISIGLSYSFGRPPCYCD from the coding sequence ATGAAAATTGATGTACAATCATTCATGCAGAAAAAAGTTATCTACACGCTCATCGCATTGTTTTTTATTTCAGTTGGCTACAAAGGGCAACGTCATGAAATAGGAGTACAGTTAGGGATGAGTAATTTGGTTGGGGACATCGGAAGAACCAATTATGTTTTGCAGAAACCTGTATTTAGTAATATTGCTGATTACGGGATTCCGTTCTATGGAAACATACTTTACCGAATGAATTTTAACCCTTATCAAACGGTAAGGTTAAATTTGGGATATAGCCATATTCAATTTATTGATACTTTGGCAAAAGAGCAATACCGACGAGACAGAAAGCTGTGGGGAACGAATTCAATCGTTGAAGCAGACTTGGTTTTCGAATATAATTTTTTCCCTGTTAATGACGAACAGAGAAGTTTATTAAGTCCCTACATTTTCGGGGGATTAGGAGCGTTGCTTGCAAATACACCGCAACTAATTGTGGAGAATGATTTTAAAAGAGGTGCAGGCGGAAAAGCAATTGCGCCGGTTACAGGAGATCCAAACAGTTTCGAAACAAATGCTACGTATAGTTCAGGAAAGAAATTAACCATGGCGATTCCTTTTGGGATTGGGTTGAAATATAAATTTAATTATAACTGGGCTTTATTTGGTGAATTCATGTTTAGACCTACCTTTTCAGACTCTATTGATTACAGTGTGATTGATGAGTCAAGTGTAAAAGTAACTTATAATAAAGATATTGCTGGAACTAAAACCAAATCTCTTTTGCAAGAATCTCCTTTTAAAGAAATGGCTGAGGCGAAAGTAGCTGATCTTCTTAAGAACAGACAAATAGGAAACATTAATTCTAAAGACTGGGTAAACTCTATTTCAATAGGTTTAAGTTATTCATTCGGTAGACCACCATGTTATTGTGATTAA
- a CDS encoding isoprenyl transferase produces MQSIKEKLNLDNLPKHVAIIMDGNGRWAKSRGKERTFGHKHAIQAVRNAVNACNEINIPYLTLYTFSSENWNRPEDEVSTLMGLISETLLLEAEDIFSKGLRMHIIGDIKKLPELVQEQLMQLVEITKDNKRGNLILALSYGSQKEILNAVKEISAQVKSGELNEEDITEEVFESHLYTKDLPPVDLLIRTSGEVRISNFLLWQIAYAELQFLDILWPDFGKEDFFKCIYDYQNKERRFGKTSEQLDEQI; encoded by the coding sequence ATGCAGTCGATAAAAGAAAAATTAAATCTGGATAATCTCCCAAAACATGTTGCCATCATTATGGATGGGAATGGGAGATGGGCAAAGTCTCGCGGGAAGGAAAGAACCTTCGGGCACAAGCACGCGATCCAGGCAGTGCGAAACGCTGTGAATGCTTGTAATGAAATTAACATTCCTTATCTAACGCTTTATACCTTTTCATCAGAGAACTGGAATAGACCCGAAGATGAGGTAAGTACATTGATGGGTTTGATCTCAGAAACGTTACTTTTAGAGGCAGAAGATATATTTAGCAAAGGTTTGCGAATGCACATCATTGGTGATATTAAAAAGCTACCCGAATTAGTTCAGGAGCAATTAATGCAGTTGGTAGAAATTACCAAGGATAATAAAAGAGGAAACCTTATTCTGGCTTTGAGTTATGGCTCTCAAAAAGAGATTTTGAACGCTGTAAAAGAAATAAGCGCCCAGGTGAAAAGCGGTGAACTGAATGAGGAAGATATTACTGAAGAAGTTTTTGAAAGTCATTTATATACCAAAGATTTGCCGCCAGTTGATTTGTTAATCAGAACGAGTGGTGAAGTGAGAATCAGTAATTTTCTGCTTTGGCAAATTGCCTACGCAGAATTGCAGTTTTTAGATATACTTTGGCCGGATTTCGGTAAAGAAGATTTCTTTAAATGCATTTACGATTACCAAAACAAAGAAAGAAGATTCGGGAAAACAAGCGAGCAGCTTGACGAACAAATATAG
- a CDS encoding outer membrane protein assembly factor: protein MKFKFLPIIMFVASAHFYGQVTPQQNPQENNAVQAQNEAGTYILKDIVVDGVKKYTNAQILRFTGLNKNESVEIPGQKISNAIKKLWETQSFSEVEVYIESIEGDQVVLRFNLQDLKDLGEVKFKGKGIGKSKSEKLAKDNNLKPGTKITQNLVSTLKTNIPKEYIKKGFADAKVTIQDQVNAGDPNLVDWTITVDKGRKIKISHIEFEGNESVSDNKLRKNGFKDTKQKSLSIKGILKPSKFIEEKYEDDKGNLINYYRSLGFRDAQIVSDSVWRNPKDQFEINVKLNEGKKYYIGDINFLGNTAFSTDYLQKILGYKTGDIYDAVGFNKKVGEDGGKEDDSDIKSIYMNNGYLFSNVTPIEKSVKGDSINLEIRINEGEKATWNRVTWSGNTTTHDHVILRSLRTKPGSLFAKSDIKRTYFDLAGMQFFDPQQVGQQITPNPQDNTVDVHWTLVEKGSSQVQLQAGYGGGSFIGTLGLTFNNFSLRNFLKFKDFKPVPQGDGQTLSIQAQAGQFFQNYGISFTEPWLFGTKPTALSVGVNQSLVRYTDQFGATQKLNIFSASAGLNRLLRWPDDYFSLYTGIQFQSYDFQNYPFQFGNTTEYYGSAKNFSFNVGLSRNSAGLDPIFPTQGSNIEASVKFTPPYSLFSDKNYSTMTAIDKYKWLEFYKVKMKADIYNTVAGKLVLRSTAEMGFINGYNKELGAPPFERFYVGGTGLFGGQYDGRELVPLRGYENASSTGGTIDDITPYGGATIYNRFALELRYPISMNQTAKIYALSFVEGGNAYNSFGTYNPFQLKRSAGLGIRVYMGAFGLIGFDFAYGFDKTLMGTEPAGWKTHFLMNQSL, encoded by the coding sequence ATGAAGTTTAAATTCTTACCCATCATCATGTTTGTGGCATCAGCCCATTTTTATGGTCAGGTTACCCCACAGCAAAATCCCCAGGAAAACAATGCTGTTCAAGCTCAAAATGAAGCCGGAACTTATATCCTGAAAGACATTGTCGTAGATGGTGTAAAAAAATATACGAACGCTCAAATTTTAAGATTTACAGGTCTTAATAAAAATGAAAGCGTAGAAATTCCAGGACAAAAAATCAGTAATGCGATTAAGAAACTTTGGGAAACTCAATCTTTTTCTGAAGTTGAGGTTTATATCGAAAGCATCGAAGGTGACCAGGTTGTTTTGCGTTTTAACTTACAGGATTTGAAAGATCTGGGCGAGGTTAAATTTAAAGGCAAAGGAATTGGAAAGTCGAAAAGCGAAAAATTGGCGAAAGACAATAACCTTAAGCCTGGAACTAAAATTACTCAGAATTTAGTGTCAACGCTGAAAACCAATATCCCGAAAGAGTATATTAAAAAAGGTTTTGCTGATGCTAAAGTAACTATTCAAGATCAGGTAAACGCAGGTGATCCTAATTTGGTGGACTGGACAATCACTGTAGATAAAGGCAGAAAGATTAAAATCAGCCATATCGAATTTGAAGGAAACGAAAGTGTTTCTGATAATAAACTTCGTAAGAATGGATTTAAAGATACCAAACAAAAAAGTTTGAGTATCAAAGGAATTCTTAAACCTTCGAAATTTATTGAAGAGAAATATGAGGATGATAAAGGCAACTTGATTAACTATTACAGATCGTTAGGTTTCCGTGATGCGCAAATCGTTTCTGATTCTGTTTGGAGAAATCCAAAAGATCAATTTGAGATTAATGTAAAACTGAACGAAGGTAAAAAATACTATATCGGTGATATTAATTTCTTAGGAAACACAGCATTCTCTACCGATTATTTACAAAAAATATTAGGATACAAAACGGGTGATATTTACGATGCGGTAGGATTTAACAAAAAAGTTGGCGAAGACGGTGGTAAAGAAGATGATTCTGATATCAAGTCGATCTACATGAACAATGGATATTTGTTCTCTAATGTAACGCCGATTGAAAAATCAGTAAAAGGAGATTCTATTAACCTGGAAATTAGAATTAATGAAGGTGAAAAAGCAACCTGGAATCGTGTAACTTGGAGTGGAAATACAACAACGCATGACCACGTAATTCTTCGTTCATTAAGAACGAAACCGGGAAGTTTGTTTGCGAAAAGCGATATCAAAAGAACTTATTTTGATTTAGCGGGAATGCAGTTTTTTGATCCACAACAAGTTGGTCAGCAGATTACGCCAAACCCTCAAGATAATACGGTAGATGTACATTGGACTTTGGTAGAGAAAGGCTCTTCTCAGGTTCAGTTGCAAGCTGGTTACGGTGGAGGTTCATTTATCGGAACATTAGGACTTACTTTCAACAACTTCTCATTGAGAAACTTCTTGAAGTTTAAAGACTTTAAACCAGTTCCACAAGGTGATGGACAAACATTATCTATTCAGGCTCAAGCAGGTCAGTTCTTCCAGAATTATGGTATTTCATTTACAGAGCCATGGTTGTTCGGAACAAAACCTACTGCATTGTCTGTTGGAGTTAACCAATCACTAGTTCGTTATACAGACCAATTTGGAGCAACACAAAAATTAAATATTTTCTCAGCAAGTGCTGGTTTAAATAGACTTTTAAGATGGCCGGATGATTATTTCTCTTTGTACACTGGAATTCAGTTTCAGAGTTATGATTTCCAGAACTATCCTTTCCAGTTTGGGAATACCACTGAATACTATGGATCTGCAAAGAACTTTAGTTTCAATGTTGGGTTAAGCAGAAACTCTGCTGGTTTAGATCCGATCTTCCCGACTCAAGGTTCGAATATTGAAGCGTCTGTGAAATTTACGCCGCCTTATTCACTTTTCAGTGATAAAAATTATTCGACCATGACGGCGATTGATAAATATAAATGGCTTGAGTTTTACAAAGTAAAAATGAAAGCTGATATTTATAATACCGTTGCAGGAAAATTAGTTTTAAGAAGTACCGCTGAAATGGGATTCATCAACGGATATAACAAAGAATTGGGTGCGCCACCATTTGAGAGATTTTATGTGGGTGGAACAGGACTTTTTGGAGGTCAATATGATGGTAGAGAATTGGTGCCACTTCGTGGATATGAAAACGCTTCTTCTACAGGAGGAACAATTGATGATATTACGCCTTATGGTGGAGCAACAATCTATAACAGATTTGCTTTAGAATTAAGATATCCAATATCAATGAATCAGACGGCTAAAATTTATGCACTTTCTTTTGTAGAAGGAGGAAATGCTTATAACTCATTTGGTACTTATAATCCATTCCAGTTGAAACGTTCTGCCGGATTAGGGATTAGAGTTTATATGGGAGCGTTCGGATTAATTGGGTTTGACTTCGCTTACGGATTTGATAAAACCCTTATGGGAACTGAACCTGCAGGTTGGAAAACCCACTTCCTGATGAACCAATCATTATAA